Proteins from a single region of Candidatus Woesearchaeota archaeon:
- a CDS encoding dihydrofolate reductase — protein MVSIIAAMTKNQVIGRANQLPWSLPEDLRNFKRLTTGNVVIMGRKTYDSIGRSLPNRHNIVVSRNTDQIPGVIVSKSIEEAIATAKEFGREIFVIGGAQIYQQALPYATKLYLSLVKHDHEGDTYFPPFDLKEWQEEERQDYSDFTFVVYIRNS, from the coding sequence ATGGTTTCCATTATTGCCGCAATGACTAAAAATCAAGTTATTGGTCGTGCGAATCAGTTGCCTTGGTCGCTCCCTGAAGATTTACGTAATTTCAAACGCCTAACCACTGGTAACGTGGTAATTATGGGTCGTAAAACCTATGATTCTATCGGTCGATCATTACCAAACCGACATAACATCGTGGTCAGTCGCAACACCGATCAGATACCAGGAGTTATAGTCTCTAAAAGCATCGAAGAGGCAATAGCAACAGCAAAAGAGTTTGGCAGAGAAATATTTGTGATTGGTGGTGCGCAGATTTACCAGCAAGCATTGCCGTATGCAACTAAACTCTATTTATCTTTAGTTAAACATGATCACGAAGGGGATACTTATTTTCCTCCATTCGACCTTAAAGAATGGCAAGAGGAAGAACGCCAAGATTATAGCGATTTCACTTTTGTGGTATATATTCGCAATAGTTAG
- a CDS encoding serine hydroxymethyltransferase → MKKGKRGIKVSDDLSKTDPHVAHIIALEEQRQQDKLSMIPSENFFSKAVRQAIGSVLMHKYAEGNVKKRYYEGNQYIDELESLTIERAKKLFRCPPDWSANVQALAGSNANLAVYLALLEVGDTMMGMYLPDGGHLSHGWSHEPKGAPDASILVYEGGSAKVNISSKIFKTVQYKTSPATQQFDYEEVERIALQYKPKLLITGGTAYPREIDYRRMKAIANKVGAYYMADIAHEAGLIAAGVNSSPVGIADVVTMTTHKTLRAGRGAIILGHEDIIKKINRAVLPGLQGGPFNNNIAGICVGLGEALEYSFTIYAWQVVRNAQFLCKELEKYGFKIVSGGTDKHLVLIDLTNKPVLGKKFARALDYAGIVANYNTMPQETRPPADPSALRMGTPWITTRGMKEPEMAHIAAWINRVMEICAPWAELDFKEFEQNVASSFEIMQIAAEIKELCGKFPLDF, encoded by the coding sequence ATAAAAAAGGGAAAAAGAGGGATAAAAGTGTCAGACGATTTATCGAAAACAGATCCGCATGTAGCGCATATCATTGCACTTGAAGAACAGCGTCAGCAAGATAAACTTTCGATGATCCCGTCTGAAAATTTCTTTTCTAAAGCGGTACGGCAAGCAATCGGTTCCGTATTAATGCACAAGTATGCTGAAGGTAACGTAAAAAAAAGGTACTATGAAGGCAACCAATACATCGATGAACTCGAATCACTTACCATTGAACGCGCCAAAAAATTGTTTCGTTGTCCTCCTGATTGGAGTGCAAATGTCCAAGCTTTAGCTGGGAGTAACGCTAATCTTGCAGTGTATCTTGCTCTTCTCGAAGTTGGTGACACGATGATGGGGATGTATTTACCTGATGGTGGACATCTTTCTCATGGATGGAGTCACGAGCCAAAAGGTGCCCCTGATGCATCAATTTTAGTCTATGAAGGTGGCAGTGCAAAAGTTAACATTTCTTCTAAAATTTTTAAAACAGTCCAATACAAAACATCACCAGCAACACAACAATTTGATTACGAAGAAGTTGAAAGAATTGCGTTGCAGTACAAACCAAAACTTCTCATTACAGGCGGAACCGCGTATCCTCGCGAAATCGATTATCGTCGCATGAAAGCCATCGCCAATAAAGTTGGTGCATATTACATGGCAGATATTGCGCATGAGGCTGGTCTTATTGCCGCAGGCGTAAATTCCTCTCCTGTTGGTATAGCCGATGTTGTTACTATGACTACACACAAGACATTGCGTGCAGGACGTGGAGCAATCATTCTTGGTCATGAAGATATTATCAAAAAAATTAATCGTGCTGTTCTTCCTGGTCTTCAAGGCGGACCATTCAATAATAATATTGCAGGCATCTGCGTCGGCTTAGGTGAAGCATTGGAATATTCTTTCACTATCTATGCTTGGCAAGTTGTACGTAATGCGCAATTTTTATGCAAAGAGTTAGAAAAATATGGATTTAAAATCGTAAGTGGCGGAACCGATAAACATCTCGTACTCATTGATTTAACTAACAAACCTGTGCTGGGAAAGAAATTTGCCCGAGCTTTGGATTATGCCGGCATCGTCGCTAATTATAACACCATGCCGCAAGAAACGCGTCCTCCTGCCGATCCTTCTGCATTACGGATGGGAACTCCTTGGATTACCACGCGGGGCATGAAAGAACCGGAAATGGCGCACATTGCTGCGTGGATAAATCGTGTTATGGAAATCTGCGCTCCTTGGGCAGAGTTAGACTTCAAAGAATTTGAACAAAATGTCGCATCATCATTCGAGATCATGCAAATAGCAGCAGAAATCAAAGAATTATGCGGAAAATTTCCACTGGATTTTTAG